A stretch of the Chlorobiota bacterium genome encodes the following:
- the dprA gene encoding DNA-protecting protein DprA yields MLKNIVETGVSIEEILTATTKDLSEIGLKSSSIKSIHKFNYFLDLANIQFEIAQKNNYKIINFWDEDYPFLLREIYSSPMNLFVFGNLITNENCISIVGTRNNTQYGRLIAEKYAEEFVLSKITVVSGLARGIDTYSHKSALKNNGRTIAVIASGLDEINSEYIEKIVNEISESGAVISEYPFGTKAIPAFFPQRNRIIAGISKGLVIVESDIRGGSLITAQFALDQNREVFSVPGNINSQKSKGTNELIRNESAKLTLNPRDVLVALGFNFDIIEETKTKIIDHSSLTFFEKQVLDNLNYEPKHIDSILSNLNMTSSELLINLLTLEFKGLVRQLAGKMFLVK; encoded by the coding sequence ATGTTAAAAAATATTGTTGAAACTGGTGTAAGTATTGAAGAAATTCTTACTGCTACAACCAAAGATTTATCTGAAATTGGATTAAAATCTTCTTCAATAAAATCAATTCATAAGTTCAATTATTTTCTTGACTTAGCAAATATTCAATTTGAAATTGCTCAAAAGAATAATTATAAAATCATAAACTTTTGGGATGAAGATTACCCTTTTTTATTAAGAGAAATTTACTCTTCTCCAATGAATTTATTTGTTTTTGGAAATTTAATAACAAATGAAAACTGTATTAGTATTGTAGGAACTAGAAATAATACTCAATATGGTAGGTTGATTGCAGAAAAATACGCAGAAGAATTCGTATTAAGCAAAATTACTGTAGTAAGTGGCTTAGCTCGCGGGATTGATACTTATTCTCATAAATCTGCATTAAAAAATAATGGCAGAACTATAGCAGTAATTGCCTCAGGTTTGGATGAAATTAATTCTGAATACATAGAGAAAATAGTTAATGAAATTTCTGAATCTGGTGCAGTAATATCTGAGTATCCATTTGGTACAAAAGCAATACCTGCATTTTTTCCACAAAGGAATCGAATTATTGCTGGAATTTCAAAAGGATTAGTAATTGTTGAAAGTGATATAAGGGGTGGATCATTAATTACAGCTCAGTTTGCATTAGATCAAAACCGTGAAGTATTTTCTGTCCCTGGTAATATAAATTCTCAAAAAAGTAAAGGGACAAATGAGTTAATTAGAAATGAATCAGCTAAATTAACCTTAAATCCAAGGGATGTACTTGTTGCATTGGGATTTAATTTTGATATAATTGAAGAAACAAAAACTAAAATAATTGATCATTCAAGTTTAACATTTTTTGAAAAACAAGTATTAGATAATTTAAATTATGAACCGAAACATATTGATTCTATTCTAAGTAATTTAAACATGACTTCAAGTGAATTACTAATTAATTTATTAACTTTAGAATTTAAAGGACTTGTTCGTCAGTTAGCTGGAAAAATGTTTTTAGTAAAGTAA
- a CDS encoding 2-phosphosulfolactate phosphatase: MSVLECSLSNFPISNYNLLCKDKLVIAIDTLRATSCIVTALANGAKYIIPASSIEDAKYIKASLTIPSLLCGEENCIKIDGFDFGNSPFDFSIENVSGKVILMKTTNGTNLLNKSIGSNKVICGSILNINAIVKFVQNQNSNVLFSCAGTNGEVSLEDNITAGFIFKELLKSKNVVTYDSSLLNSVVSTSIAEADIFSFISLSQHAQKLINLGFNEDVKFCAQNNLFDIVPFYSKGIIRL, translated from the coding sequence ATGTCAGTTTTAGAATGTAGTTTAAGCAATTTTCCTATATCAAATTACAATTTATTATGCAAAGATAAATTGGTTATTGCAATTGACACTTTAAGAGCAACAAGTTGTATTGTTACAGCATTGGCTAATGGTGCTAAATACATTATTCCAGCTTCAAGCATTGAGGATGCAAAATATATTAAAGCAAGTTTAACTATTCCATCTTTGTTGTGTGGTGAAGAAAATTGTATTAAAATTGATGGTTTTGATTTTGGCAATTCGCCTTTTGATTTTTCGATTGAAAATGTTTCAGGGAAAGTAATTTTAATGAAGACTACAAATGGAACAAATCTATTAAATAAGTCTATTGGTTCTAACAAGGTAATTTGTGGTTCAATATTAAATATCAATGCAATTGTTAAGTTTGTTCAAAATCAAAACTCAAATGTATTATTTTCTTGTGCAGGAACAAATGGTGAAGTATCTTTAGAAGATAATATAACCGCTGGTTTTATTTTTAAAGAATTATTAAAAAGTAAAAATGTAGTTACCTATGATTCATCCTTGTTAAATTCAGTTGTTTCTACTTCAATTGCTGAAGCTGATATTTTTAGTTTTATTTCATTGAGTCAACATGCCCAAAAACTCATAAATCTAGGGTTTAATGAAGACGTTAAATTTTGCGCTCAAAATAATCTATTTGATATTGTTCCCTTCTACTCAAAAGGTATCATTAGATTGTAA
- a CDS encoding PhoH family protein — MIISKENKINLKGIDTLVLFGINDKNLEMLEKEFNSSISARGDELSIKGEENEVKILSKVINEMIYLTQRNNSLSIKDIESILSLINEKSNIDSLNKSIEDQHIFTKDGSLKPRGDNQKKYISLVNENDIVFAMGPAGTGKTYLGVALAVDAYRKRQVTKIVLARPAVEAGESLGFLPGDLKEKVDPYLRPLYDALDDMIPHDKLKAMIDKRVIEIVPLAYMRGRTLSNSFIILDEAQNATAMQMKMFLTRIGLASKAIITGDPTQIDLPKNAESGLVQAENILKEIEGIGFIYFNKFDVVRHRLVKEIINAYEINNK; from the coding sequence ATGATCATATCAAAAGAAAATAAAATCAATTTAAAAGGCATAGATACATTAGTTTTATTTGGTATAAACGATAAAAATTTGGAAATGTTAGAAAAGGAATTTAATTCCTCTATTTCTGCTAGAGGAGATGAATTATCTATTAAAGGTGAAGAGAATGAAGTTAAAATTTTATCAAAAGTTATTAACGAAATGATTTATCTTACCCAAAGAAATAATTCATTATCAATTAAAGATATTGAATCAATTTTATCATTAATTAACGAAAAATCAAATATTGATAGTTTAAATAAATCAATTGAAGATCAACATATTTTTACAAAAGATGGATCATTAAAACCGAGAGGGGATAACCAAAAAAAATATATTAGTTTGGTTAATGAAAATGATATTGTTTTTGCAATGGGTCCTGCTGGTACTGGTAAAACTTATTTAGGTGTTGCTTTAGCTGTCGATGCTTATAGGAAAAGGCAAGTAACAAAAATTGTATTAGCTAGACCAGCAGTTGAAGCAGGGGAGAGCTTGGGATTTTTACCTGGAGATTTGAAAGAAAAAGTTGATCCATATTTGAGGCCACTTTATGACGCATTAGATGATATGATACCTCATGATAAACTTAAAGCAATGATTGATAAAAGAGTGATTGAAATTGTACCATTAGCATATATGCGAGGTAGAACTTTAAGTAATTCATTCATAATTCTTGATGAAGCACAAAATGCTACTGCAATGCAAATGAAAATGTTTTTAACTAGGATTGGACTTGCAAGTAAAGCTATTATTACTGGTGATCCAACTCAAATAGATTTACCTAAAAATGCAGAAAGCGGTTTGGTTCAAGCTGAAAATATATTAAAGGAAATAGAAGGAATTGGTTTCATTTATTTCAATAAATTTGATGTTGTTAGACATAGACTAGTAAAAGAAATTATTAATGCTTATGAAATCAATAATAAATAA
- a CDS encoding DEAD/DEAH box helicase: MSAILNELKKYFSTTVIRRGKNYLTNELVVFKKIAPEFIHATVSGTKDYEVILMFYDDKSFDFKCTCTESKNKNTFCKHVWGVLLQADSEQLLLKEVRGINHIDIAEVINIIEDKTVTKINRSKWRRFLSSVDLTKQDVIPILKWDSNKELIYIFNINKLNYQNSIPLEIASNDVFEDGTKSAPKSEKIGLDLISSLPNSLDINIISSLFINQFKNTNYYAWNFKPSQNLDSHHTLHQDTSSQLLPLITRTSRCFYRGGSHDTLIPLIADTSGSFDLKLYITKPEKEFEGDEQDEHYILTGVLKNESKQVVIHNGIKTLIGGFVIDKHYLLELKSESHNAWIYMLLNNNNFEIQKGELTNFLEEVYQFSEPPDVVLPEGIDLSFVVGKPLPMLSISKKQGANQATAKLYFKYGVIDVAPTEKRNNFFNKDNFEIETRNFKEEELYIERLIGLDFQSLRKTEIENEYRVSASKIHNAIRTLLIEGWRVEAEGKRYRQAGNMKLGISSGMNWFDLTGELNFEDSVVSLPEVMMAIRKGEQVVILKDGSIGLISDEMRNKFKSVSKLGDLQEDGIFRFKPNQALILDALLEKEPNISFDTKFDEARKQLSSFKGLKTLETPVGFVGELRDYQKEALSWAKFLNDFSLGGCLADDMGLGKTVVVLAIIQYMKNQNNSVKPSLVVVPKSLVFNWEEECKKFTPTLKLLNYTGVQRDSLKESIANSDIVITTYGTIRSEGEFFKDLDFRYIILDEAQAIKNSVTASFKATRLLKGDHRLALSGTPVENHLGELLSIFEFLNPGMLGIATSSMIFESIDLRQPDQEYLEFLSKILKPCILRRTKSEVAKDLPEKIEQTIFCELDPAQRRIYNELREYYKSSLNDTIGTIGLQKSKIHILEALLRLRQVACHPALINKTKRDVSSAKLDTLISMISEAISEGHKALVFSQFTSFLAIVKEELDDRNIKYEYLDGKTKNRQEVVDKFQNDDDCKLFLISLKAGGVGLNLTAAEYVFLLDPWWNPAVEAQAIDRTHRIGQTKNVFAYRLIAKDTVEEKVLQLQESKRNLADSIIKADSRLISAISSEDLELLFS, encoded by the coding sequence GTGTCAGCAATCCTTAACGAATTAAAAAAATATTTTTCCACAACAGTAATTAGAAGAGGAAAAAACTACTTAACAAATGAGTTAGTTGTATTTAAAAAAATTGCACCAGAATTTATTCATGCAACTGTTTCTGGTACAAAAGATTATGAAGTAATATTAATGTTTTATGATGATAAAAGTTTTGATTTCAAATGCACATGTACTGAATCCAAAAATAAAAATACATTTTGTAAACATGTTTGGGGCGTTTTATTGCAAGCTGATTCAGAACAATTACTACTCAAGGAGGTTAGAGGTATTAACCATATAGATATTGCTGAAGTAATTAATATTATTGAAGATAAAACAGTAACAAAAATAAATAGATCTAAATGGCGAAGGTTTTTATCATCAGTTGATTTAACAAAGCAAGATGTTATACCTATATTAAAATGGGATTCTAATAAAGAATTGATATATATTTTTAATATCAATAAGTTAAATTATCAAAATTCAATTCCTTTAGAAATTGCCTCTAATGATGTGTTTGAAGATGGAACAAAATCTGCTCCAAAATCTGAAAAAATTGGATTAGATTTAATTTCATCATTGCCAAATTCTTTAGATATTAATATAATTAGCTCTTTATTTATAAATCAATTTAAAAATACAAATTACTATGCATGGAACTTTAAACCTTCACAAAATTTAGATTCGCACCATACTTTGCATCAAGATACATCGAGTCAATTACTTCCATTAATCACTCGTACCAGTAGATGTTTTTATAGGGGTGGAAGCCATGATACCCTTATTCCACTTATAGCAGATACATCTGGCAGCTTTGATTTAAAGCTTTACATAACAAAGCCTGAAAAAGAATTTGAAGGTGATGAGCAAGATGAACATTATATTTTAACTGGAGTACTAAAAAACGAATCCAAGCAAGTTGTTATACATAATGGAATAAAAACTTTAATTGGTGGTTTTGTTATTGACAAACATTATTTGTTAGAGCTTAAATCTGAAAGTCATAATGCATGGATTTATATGTTATTAAATAATAATAATTTTGAAATTCAAAAAGGTGAGTTAACAAATTTTTTAGAGGAAGTATATCAGTTTAGTGAACCACCTGATGTTGTATTACCAGAAGGGATAGATCTCAGTTTTGTTGTAGGTAAGCCTTTACCAATGTTAAGTATTTCTAAAAAACAAGGAGCTAATCAAGCAACTGCAAAACTTTATTTTAAATATGGGGTTATTGACGTTGCACCAACTGAAAAAAGAAATAATTTTTTCAATAAAGATAATTTTGAAATTGAAACTAGAAATTTCAAAGAAGAAGAGTTATATATTGAAAGGTTAATTGGACTAGATTTCCAATCATTAAGAAAAACTGAAATTGAAAACGAATATAGGGTATCTGCTAGTAAAATCCATAATGCAATTCGTACTTTATTAATTGAAGGTTGGAGAGTTGAAGCTGAAGGGAAAAGGTATAGACAAGCTGGAAATATGAAACTTGGTATCTCTTCTGGAATGAATTGGTTTGATTTAACTGGAGAATTAAATTTTGAAGACTCTGTTGTTTCATTACCTGAAGTTATGATGGCTATTAGGAAAGGTGAACAAGTTGTTATTCTAAAAGACGGCTCAATAGGTCTTATTTCTGATGAAATGCGTAACAAATTTAAATCTGTATCTAAATTAGGAGATTTACAAGAAGATGGGATATTTAGGTTTAAACCAAATCAAGCACTTATACTTGATGCATTATTAGAAAAAGAACCTAATATTTCATTTGATACTAAATTTGATGAAGCTAGAAAGCAGCTTTCAAGCTTTAAAGGTCTTAAAACTTTAGAAACCCCAGTTGGATTTGTTGGAGAATTACGAGACTATCAAAAGGAGGCATTAAGTTGGGCTAAATTTTTAAATGATTTTTCACTAGGTGGATGTTTAGCTGATGATATGGGTTTAGGAAAAACAGTTGTTGTTTTAGCAATTATTCAATATATGAAAAACCAAAACAATTCTGTTAAGCCATCTTTAGTTGTAGTTCCAAAATCTTTAGTTTTCAATTGGGAAGAAGAATGTAAAAAATTTACTCCAACATTAAAATTATTAAATTATACTGGAGTTCAAAGAGATTCCTTGAAAGAATCAATTGCAAATTCGGATATAGTTATTACTACTTATGGAACTATTAGAAGTGAAGGTGAATTTTTTAAAGACTTGGATTTCAGATATATTATTTTAGATGAAGCACAAGCAATAAAAAATTCTGTTACAGCTTCATTTAAAGCTACAAGGTTACTTAAAGGGGATCATAGGTTAGCATTATCGGGTACACCAGTTGAAAATCATTTAGGAGAGCTTTTAAGCATTTTTGAATTTTTAAATCCTGGTATGTTGGGAATTGCAACTAGTTCAATGATATTTGAATCAATTGATTTAAGGCAACCAGATCAAGAATATTTAGAATTTCTTTCTAAAATTTTAAAACCTTGCATCTTGAGAAGAACCAAAAGTGAAGTTGCAAAAGACTTACCAGAGAAAATCGAACAAACAATTTTCTGTGAATTAGATCCAGCTCAAAGAAGAATTTATAACGAGTTAAGAGAATATTATAAATCTTCTTTAAACGACACAATCGGTACTATTGGCCTCCAAAAATCTAAAATTCATATACTTGAAGCTTTGTTAAGGTTAAGGCAAGTTGCTTGTCATCCAGCATTAATAAATAAAACCAAAAGAGATGTTTCTTCTGCAAAATTGGATACTTTGATAAGTATGATTTCTGAAGCAATAAGTGAAGGTCATAAAGCTTTAGTCTTTTCTCAGTTTACATCTTTTTTAGCGATTGTTAAAGAAGAACTCGATGATAGAAATATCAAATATGAATATCTAGATGGTAAAACTAAAAACCGTCAGGAAGTTGTTGATAAATTTCAGAATGATGATGATTGCAAATTGTTTCTAATTAGTTTAAAAGCAGGTGGTGTTGGCTTGAATCTTACTGCAGCTGAGTATGTATTTTTATTAGATCCTTGGTGGAATCCAGCAGTTGAAGCTCAAGCAATTGATAGAACTCATAGGATTGGACAAACAAAGAATGTATTTGCTTATAGATTAATTGCTAAAGATACCGTTGAAGAAAAGGTATTACAATTACAAGAATCAAAAAGGAATTTAGCGGATTCAATTATCAAGGCTGATAGTAGATTGATTTCTGCAATTTCATCTGAAGACTTAGAATTATTATTTTCATAA